In the Deinococcus metalli genome, one interval contains:
- a CDS encoding response regulator has translation MSDASPARPDITACRVLRVLLVDDNAADRELAREVFQDHGVRVGIETCASGRAALHTLRLPGAVLPDVILLDLNMPGLSGFEVLEALKSDRHLSMLPVVILTTSSDAQDVERAYSLHAASFMTKQLDFGRFVQQVDAFVNFWMHVRTTQWLS, from the coding sequence ATGTCGGATGCTTCCCCCGCACGCCCAGACATCACGGCGTGCCGTGTCCTGCGCGTTCTGCTCGTCGACGACAACGCCGCCGACCGGGAGCTCGCCCGCGAAGTCTTCCAGGACCATGGCGTCCGGGTCGGCATCGAGACCTGCGCGTCCGGACGCGCTGCCCTCCACACCCTGCGCCTCCCTGGAGCAGTTCTGCCCGACGTCATCCTGCTGGACCTGAACATGCCCGGCCTGTCCGGCTTCGAGGTCCTCGAAGCGCTGAAAAGCGACCGCCACCTGAGCATGCTTCCCGTCGTCATCCTCACGACCTCCAGTGATGCGCAGGACGTCGAGCGGGCCTACTCGTTGCACGCCGCATCATTCATGACCAAGCAGCTTGACTTCGGCCGCTTCGTGCAACAGGTGGACGCGTTTGTGAACTTCTGGATGCACGTCCGCACCACCCAGTGGTTGAGTTAA